A stretch of the Malus sylvestris chromosome 10, drMalSylv7.2, whole genome shotgun sequence genome encodes the following:
- the LOC126585443 gene encoding protein FAR1-RELATED SEQUENCE 5-like yields the protein MDNEVIEFDIGLGGGGGRDGDDDFVDIEHPVDDEEMVDSPLMGSATGSGSGIVFGGGEIYLPEGDLLDLEPYDGMEFESEEAAKAFYNSYARRVGFSTRVSSSRRSRRDGAIIQRQFVCAKEGFRNLNEKRTKDREIKRPRTITRVGCKASFSVKMQDSGRWVVSGFVKEHNHELVPPDQVHCLRSHRQISGPAKTLIDTLQAAGMGPRRIMSALIKEYGGISKVGFTEVDCRNYMRNNRQKSLDGDIQMLLDYLRQMQADNQNFFYAVRGDDDKSMGNVIWADPKARINYSYFGDTVTFDTTYRSNRYRLPFAPFTGVNHHGQPVLFGCAFLINESEASFVWLFKTWLMAMSGCPPVSITTDHDPVIQSAIKQVFPQTRHRFCKWHVFKKCQEKLSHVFLKHPTFEADFHKCVNLTESIEEFESYWLSLVDKYSLRDHEWIQMVYSARRQWVPVYLRDTFFAEMSITQRSDSMNSYFDGYVNASTNLSQFFKLYEKALESRNEKEVKADFETMNTAPVLKTPSPMEKQVSELYTKKIFMRFQEELVGTLTFTASKGDDDGEIITYQVAKFGEDHKAYYVKLNVLEMMATCSCQMFEFSGLLCRHVLAVFRVTNVLTLPSHYILKRWTRNAKSNVMLEERSSDVYTNYLESHTVRYNTLRHEAFKFVDGARSSETYDIAVEALKEAAKKVAHAIKNEGKAMLNGHVRGSLAGGASRAARCASGDHEGSSGQHLSEDDMGKKIRELTNELECAKRKCEVYRANLRSVLKDIEDHKLQLSIKVQNIKIGMKDGLIL from the exons ATGGATAACGAGGTGATTGAATTTGATATTGGGTTGGGAGGAGGGGGAGGCCGAGATGGGGACGATGATTTTGTAGACATTGAGCATCCTGTTGATGATGAGGAAATGGTTGATAGTCCTCTTATGGGAAGTGCCACTGGCAGTGGCAGTGGTATTGTTTTCGGTGGTGGTGAAATTTACTTGCCTGAGGGGGATCTCTTGGACCTTGAGCCATATGATGGCATGGAATTTGAGTCTGAAGAGGCTGCCAAGGCCTTTTACAATTCGTATGCGCGGCGTGTTGGGTTCAGTACTCGTGTCAGTTCCTCACGTCGTTCCAGGCGCGATGGAGCAATCATACAGAGGCAGTTTGTTTGTGCTAAAGAGGGTTTCCGGAATTTGAATGAGAAGCGCACCAAGGATAGGGAGATCAAGCGCCCTCGGACTATCACTAGAGTAGGGTGCAAAGCATCCTTTTCTGTGAAGATGCAAGATTCGGGAAGATGGGTGGTGTCTGGTTTTGTTAAGGAGCATAATCATGAGTTGGTTCCGCCTGATCAGGTGCATTGTCTTCGTTCTCACAGGCAAATATCCGGTCCTGCTAAGACTTTGATTGATACCTTGCAGGCTGCTGGAATGGGCCCCAGGAGGATTATGTCAGCGCTGATTAAGGAATATGGTGGGATAAGCAAAGTCGGATTTACAGAGGTAGACTGTAGGAATTACATGAGGAATAATCGCCAGAAGAGCTTAGATGGGGACATTCAGATGCTTTTGGATTACTTGAGACAAATGCAAGCTGATAACCAGAACTTTTTCTATGCCGTGCGGGGCGATGACGATAAGTCCATGGGAAATGTCATTTGGGCTGATCCAAAGGCAAGGATCAACTATAGTTACTTTGGTGATACTGTTACTTTTGACACTACCTACAGGTCTAACAGGTACCGCTTGCCCTTTGCACCTTTCACAGGGGTGAACCATCACGGACAGCctgttttgtttggttgtgcCTTTCTGATAAATGAATCTGAAGCATCATTCGTTTGGCTGTTCAAAACATGGCTTATGGCAATGTCAGGCTGCCCCCCAGTGTCAATTACCACTGATCATGATCCCGTGATACAGTCAGCCATCAAGCAGGTTTTCCCACAGACCCGGCACCGTTTCTGCAAATGGCACGTCTTTAAGAAATGCCAGGAGAAGCTATCCCATGTGTTTCTTAAACATCCAACTTTTGAAGCAGACTTTCACAAGTGTGTTAATTTGACTGAGTCCATAGAAGAATTTGAGTCTTACTGGTTGTCTCTTGTTGATAAATACAGTCTCAGAGATCATGAATGGATTCAAATGGTATACTCTGCTCGCAGGCAGTGGGTCCCTGTTTATCTGCGGGACACTTTTTTTGCAGAAATGTCCATTACCCAAAGAAGTGACAGTATGAACTCATATTTTGATGGATATGTGAATGCTTCAACAAATTTGAGCCAATTCTTTAAGCTTTATGAGAAAGCTCTAGAGAGTCGAAATGAGAAGGAAGTGAAAGCAGACTTTGAAACTATGAACACTGCCCCGGTTTTGAAAACCCCATCTCCAATGGAAAAGCAAGTATCTGAGCTTTACACAAAAAAGATATTTATGAGGTTTCAAGAGGAGCTAGTTGGAACACTAACTTTCACGGCATCTAAGGGTGATGATGATGGGGAGATCATCACATATCAAGTAGCAAAGTTTGGGGAAGACCATAAAGCATATTATGTTAAGCTTAATGTTTTGGAGATGATGGCAACTTGTAGTTGCCAGATGTTTGAGTTTTCAGGTCTTCTTTGCAGACATGTATTGGCAGTCTTTAGAGTGACCAATGTGCTGACGCTCCCATCCCATTACATATTGAAACGATGGACTAGAAATGCCAAGAGCAACGTCATGTTAGAAGAACGTTCTAGTGATGTATATACCAATTATCTAGAATCTCATACTGTGCGGTACAATACCCTACGTCATGAGGCTTTTAAATTTGTAGATGGAGCAAGGTCTTCAGAAACTTATGACATCGCAGTGGAAGCTTTGAAGGAAGCTGCAAAAAAAGTAGCTCATGCCATAAAGAATGAGGGGAAAGCCATGCTCAATGGGCATGTCAGGGGGAGTTTGGCTGGTGGAGCAAGTCGGGCAGCACGTTGTGCTAGTGGGGATCATGAAGGAAGCTCTGGACAACATTTGTCTGAG GATGACATGGGCAAAAAAATCCGAGAACTTACGAACGAGCTGGAGTGCGCAAAGCGGAAATGTGAAGTTTACCGGGCTAACCTGCGTTCAGTTTTGAAAGATATAGAGGATCATAAGTTACAGTTGTCAATTAAAgtacaaaacattaaaattgGCATGAAAGACGGCCTAATCCTATAA
- the LOC126585444 gene encoding protein FAR1-RELATED SEQUENCE 9-like: MSGIRQRTLGGGGQHVLDYLKRMQADNPAFFFAVQSDSDHSNGNIFWVDATARMNYTYFGDAVIFDTSYRINRYRVPFASFSGFNHHGQPVLFGCALIINESESSFVWLFQTWLHAMAGRFPVSITTDPDRHMQVAVAQILPETRHRFCKWAIFKQTQEKLDQLYHSHPTFETEFKKCVNESETIDEFESRWQSLLGRYYIMDNEWLQSMYNARQQWVPVYMKDTFFGEFAVSEGSERLALFFDGYVNASTTMQVLIKQYEKALVSWHEMELKADYDTTNTMPVLKTPSPMEKQAANLYTRRIFKKFQEELVETMANPATKIDDSGTVATYRVAKFGEDHKAHAVSFNSFEMKASCSCQMFEYSGIICRHILAVFRAKNVLTLPPQYVLKRWTRNAKSGAGGAMLDERASESPSNSRESVTVRYNNLRQEAIKYVEEGARSIHIYNVAMNALQEAAKKVAATKNKGSGATQGSSLANGGSQEIPATEANEMAGYQSTDEKEKKIRELSAELEDTNKRCEVYRANLLAVLRDMEEQKSKLSVKVQSARLSLKE; this comes from the exons ATGAGTGGCATCAGACAGAGGACCCTTGGGGGTGGGGGTCAGCATGTTCTGGACTATCTAAAAAGAATGCAGGCAGACAATCCTGCTTTCTTTTTTGCAGTTCAGAGTGATAGTGATCACTCTAATGGTAATATATTTTGGGTGGACGCAACAGCCAGGATGAACTATACATATTTTGGTGATGCTGTTATATTTGACACTTCGTATAGGATAAACCGCTACAGGGTACCGTTTGCCTCATTCTCCGGATTTAATCATCATGGTCAGCCGGTGTTGTTTGGCTGTGCGTTAATTATTAATGAGTCTGAGTCCTCCTTCGTATGGCTATTTCAAACTTGGCTTCATGCAATGGCTGGacgcttccctgtctctatcacTACTGATCCAGATAGGCACATGCAAGTTGCAGTTGCGCAAATTCTTCCTGAAACCCGCCATCGCTTCTGTAAGTGGGCCATATTTAAACAAACACAAGAGAAGTTGGATCAGCTGTATCATTCTCATCCTACTTTCGAAACTGAGTTTAAGAAGTGTGTCAATGAGAGTGAGACAATTGATGAGTTTGAGTCACGTTGGCAGTCATTGCTCGGAAGATACTACATCATGGATAATGAGTGGCTTCAATCCATGTACAATGCTAGGCAACAGTGGGTCCCGGTTTACATGAAGGACACCTTTTTTGGAGAGTTTGCTGTAAGTGAGGGAAGTGAAAGGTTAGCCTTGTTTTTTGATGGGTATGTGAATGCATCCACTACCATGCAGGTTTTGATTAAGCAGTACGAGAAAGCTTTAGTTAGTTGGCATGAAATGGAATTAAAAGCAGATTATGACACTACTAATACTATGCCAGTTCTCAAGACACCGTCTCCTATGGAAAAACAAGCTGCAAACCTCTATACAAGGAGAATATTTAAGAAGTTCCAGGAGGAGTTGGTTGAGACCATGGCAAATCCTGCAACCAAAATTGATGACTCAGGAACTGTTGCCACCTATCGAGTGGCCAAATTTGGAGAAGACCACAAAGCTCATGCTGTTAGTTTCAATTCCTTTGAGATGAAAGCTAGTTGTAGTTGTCAAATGTTTGAATATTCAGGGATAATCTGTAGGCACATACTGGCAGTTTTTAGAGCAAAGAATGTTCTCACACTTCCTCCTCAATATGTATTGAAACGATGGACAAGAAATGCCAAGAGTGGAGCTGGCGGAGCTATGCTGGATGAACGTGCTTCTGAATCGCCAAGCAATTCTCGAGAGTCTGTAACAGTTAGGTATAACAATCTACGTCAGGAAGCAATCAAATATGTAGAAGAGGGAGCAAGGTCTATCCACATATACAATGTAGCGATGAATGCTCTACAGGAAGCTGCTAAGAAAGTTGCTGCTACGAAGAATAAAGGTTCTGGAGCTACACAGGGTAGTTCCCTTGCCAATGGAGGTAGCCAAGAAATTCCTGCGACTGAAGCGAATGAAATGGCAGGGTATCAATCCACG GatgagaaggaaaagaaaatccgCGAATTGTCTGCTGAGTTGGAGGACACCAACAAACGCTGTGAAGTTTATCGTGCAAATCTGCTTGCTGTTCTACGAGATATGGAAGAGCAGAAGTCGAAGCTTTCGGTGAAGGTTCAAAGTGCAAGGCTAAGTCTGAAGGAGTGA
- the LOC126585445 gene encoding UPF0481 protein At3g47200-like: protein MTSPSTSSFSSENNGGRDDPDVVSQIALPDDVNITQLMSSMVERLESVEKTDWLLSPSAGRESCCIFKVPQLLVEVNSKHYHPHIVSIGPYHRGCQHLEMMQQHKWRYLRDLLARTPSTGPKLADYLQVVALDEEKIRGCYSETLNYLSKIELVEMMVLDGLFIIEVFSRFEYFEANLDDTIFSSEWILPQLRLDFLRLENQIPFFVLQQLFDMSEPSREDTYPCPPLGKAALKFFNYVVQQRSDKVLERYFYVGGVHLLDLFHSTFATGIRDPPRENPSQSVELIGTVKKLHQAGIKLKKSKATNFLYIRFCNGVLEIPHVIVDDYSIHVLLNFVAFEQCYIDCDKHITTYAAFMNCLIRRPADATYLSEKNIIENYLGSDEELTQFFNNMSKDVGFGVIGSYLQQVFKDVNEHCDNVWNVRWAGFMLKYFRSPWSFMSASAVLIALLLTVIQTVLSIFQFNGPQERRGG, encoded by the coding sequence ATGACCTCACCTTCAACATCGAGTTTCTCATCAGAAAACAATGGAGGAAGAGATGATCCGGATGTGGTCAGTCAAATTGCATTGCCAGACGATGTTAATATAACTCAGCTGATGTCGTCAATGGTGGAACGTCTTGAGTCAGTCGAGAAAACAGATTGGCTACTCAGCCCATCAGCTGGTAGGGAATCCTGCTGCATCTTCAAAGTACCTCAATTGTTGGTCGAAGTCAACAGCAAGCACTACCACCCGCATATAGTCTCCATCGGCCCATATCACCGCGGTTGCCAACATCTGGAGATGATGCAGCAACACAAATGGAGATATCTTCGCGACTTACTTGCTCGAACACCATCAACTGGCCCCAAACTCGCTGATTACTTGCAGGTTGTAGCTTTGGATGAGGAAAAGATACGAGGGTGCTATTCTGAGACCCTCAACTACTTGAGCAAAATCGAGCTCGTTGAGATGATGGTACTAGATGGTCTCTTCATTATCGAAGTCTTCTCCagatttgaatattttgaagCAAACTTGGATGACACCATCTTTAGCTCGGAATGGATATTGCCTCAACTCAGGCTAGACTTTCTTCGGCTAGAAAACCAAATTCCTTTTTTCGTTCTTCAACAGTTATTTGATATGTCGGAACCTTCAAGAGAGGATACTTATCCGTGTCCGCCCCTTGGCAAGGCTGCTTTAAAATTCTTTAACTACGTAGTGCAACAAAGATCGGACAAGGTCTTGGAGCGATATTTCTATGTAGGCGGAGTACATCTACTCGATTTATTTCACTCGACTTTTGCCACCGGTATTCGTGATCCTCCTCGAGAAAATCCTTCTCAGTCAGTTGAATTGATCGGAACAGTGAAAAAGCTTCATCAAGCGGGAATTAAGTTGAAGAAAAGCAAGGCAACCAACTTCCTATATATCAGATTCTGCAATGGAGTGCTAGAAATTCCGCACGTAATAGTAGACGATTACAGTATCCACGTACTCCTGAATTTCGTTGCATTCGAACAATGTTATATCGATTGCGACAAGCACATAACCACTTATGCTGCATTCATGAACTGCCTCATCCGCAGGCCTGCGGATGCAACCTACCTCTCTGAGAAGAACATCATCGAGAATTATCTTGGATCCGACGAGGAGCTCACTCAATTCTTCAACAATATGAGCAAAGATGTTGGTTTCGGCGTCATTGGGAGTTACTTACAGCAGGTATTCAAGGATGTGAACGAGCACTGCGATAATGTTTGGAACGTGCGATGGGCAGGTTTTATGTTGAAGTATTTTAGAAGCCCTTGGTCTTTTATGTCTGCCTCAGCTGTTTTGATTGCCTTATTACTCACAGTAATCCAGACCGTTTTATCCATTTTTCAATTTAACGGTCCACAGGAGCGTCGCGGAGGGTAG